In one Bacillus thuringiensis genomic region, the following are encoded:
- a CDS encoding nitroreductase family protein, with the protein MMAKDFYSAIEDRRSIYAISKEQVVSDEKIQEVIYHAVKHTPSAFNSQSARVVVLLGEQHDKLWDITKETLRKIVPENNFAPTEEKMNAFKSGYGTVLYFEDSEVVESLQANFALYKDNFPTWSQQSSGMLQFAIWTALEIEGFGATLQHYNPLIDEEVRKEWDVPENWKLIAQMPFGKPVVQAGEKEFQPLEDRVKIYK; encoded by the coding sequence ATGATGGCAAAAGATTTTTACTCAGCAATTGAAGACAGAAGATCTATTTATGCAATTAGTAAAGAGCAAGTAGTTTCTGATGAGAAAATTCAAGAAGTGATTTATCATGCTGTAAAACATACACCTTCAGCTTTTAATTCTCAAAGTGCTCGCGTTGTTGTTTTATTAGGAGAACAACATGATAAATTATGGGATATTACGAAAGAAACGTTACGAAAAATTGTACCTGAAAATAACTTTGCACCTACTGAAGAAAAAATGAATGCATTTAAAAGTGGTTATGGAACGGTTTTATATTTTGAAGACAGTGAAGTAGTGGAAAGCCTTCAAGCTAACTTTGCATTATATAAAGATAATTTCCCAACTTGGTCTCAGCAATCATCAGGAATGTTACAATTTGCAATTTGGACAGCTTTAGAAATTGAAGGGTTTGGTGCTACGTTACAGCATTACAATCCGCTAATTGATGAAGAAGTGAGAAAAGAGTGGGATGTTCCAGAGAATTGGAAACTTATTGCACAAATGCCATTTGGTAAACCGGTAGTACAGGCTGGTGAAAAAGAATTCCAACCGCTAGAGGACCGTGTGAAAATTTATAAATAA
- the entFM gene encoding enterotoxin EntFM — MKKVIAGLAAASVAGVAVPGMDSAHAQVSNEALKEINGQTQTQTQTTVTETKTVETTSELKYTVTADVLNVRSGAGTGHNVISKVKSGQVLQVVGQENGWFKVNVNGQTGYVSGDFVTTGGKTGTTVQQGTGTYTVNVSSLNVRTGPSTSHTVLGSVNKGKTVQVVGEVQDWFKINFNGGTGYVSKDFVTKGGSAVSNQTQQPTTNNNTTTVQTGGSYVVNTGALKVRTGPATYNAVIGGVTNGKVLNVTGAENGWYKINHNGRTGYVSADFVKFVKGGVNNVTNNVQQPTTGGDTSSIAGFARSLDRSKYVFGGETPKGGFDCSGFIYYVLNQTGHKGSRLDVAGYWSSKTKTSNPQPGDLVYFSNTYKKGLSHMGIYLGNGQFISAENEKVGVRISSINNSYWAKHLTGYTKAY; from the coding sequence ATGAAAAAAGTAATTGCAGGTTTAGCAGCAGCTTCTGTAGCTGGCGTTGCAGTTCCAGGAATGGATTCTGCTCATGCACAAGTTTCAAATGAAGCGCTAAAAGAAATTAATGGACAAACTCAAACTCAAACTCAAACGACTGTAACTGAAACAAAAACTGTAGAAACAACTTCTGAATTAAAATACACAGTAACTGCTGATGTATTAAATGTTCGTTCAGGTGCTGGTACAGGACATAACGTTATTTCTAAAGTAAAATCAGGCCAAGTGCTACAAGTAGTTGGACAAGAAAATGGTTGGTTCAAAGTAAACGTAAATGGTCAAACAGGTTATGTAAGTGGTGACTTCGTAACGACTGGTGGCAAAACAGGAACGACTGTTCAACAAGGAACAGGTACTTACACAGTAAACGTTTCTTCACTTAACGTACGTACAGGCCCAAGTACATCTCATACAGTATTAGGTTCTGTAAATAAAGGTAAAACAGTACAAGTTGTAGGTGAAGTACAAGATTGGTTTAAAATCAACTTCAATGGTGGAACTGGATACGTAAGCAAAGACTTCGTAACAAAAGGTGGTTCTGCTGTATCTAACCAAACACAACAACCAACTACAAACAACAATACTACAACAGTTCAAACTGGTGGTTCTTATGTTGTTAACACTGGTGCTTTAAAAGTACGTACAGGCCCAGCTACATACAACGCTGTAATCGGTGGAGTAACAAATGGTAAAGTATTAAACGTTACTGGCGCTGAAAATGGTTGGTACAAAATTAACCATAACGGCCGCACAGGTTACGTAAGTGCAGACTTCGTTAAGTTTGTAAAAGGCGGAGTAAACAACGTTACAAATAACGTTCAACAACCAACAACAGGTGGAGATACATCTTCAATCGCTGGATTCGCTAGATCTTTAGATCGTTCGAAATATGTATTCGGTGGTGAAACTCCTAAAGGAGGTTTCGATTGCAGTGGATTCATTTACTACGTATTAAATCAAACTGGTCATAAAGGTAGCCGTTTAGATGTTGCTGGATACTGGAGTTCGAAAACAAAAACAAGCAATCCACAACCAGGTGATTTAGTATACTTCTCTAATACTTATAAAAAAGGTCTTTCTCACATGGGTATTTATTTAGGAAATGGTCAGTTCATTAGTGCGGAGAATGAAAAAGTTGGTGTAAGAATTAGTTCAATTAATAACTCTTACTGGGCTAAACATCTAACTGGTTACACAAAAGCATACTAA
- a CDS encoding alpha/beta fold hydrolase: protein MQTNIHSEKETIIFIHGLVGNRRAFKKEQKRFSASYNIITYDLLGHGDDKGEAIDFSLQRLVDQLLNLYEQEGIKKAHICALSYGCYISTIFAQMHPEKVLSICHIGGHYNNPSRLYNVFQNFWEKRGDEYSKWLSQYANTIFPSGILKANPFAVISRNIYYRFGLQLHSSIIAQSLRHRLEFDLKSKLKSLPHPILWVMGEHDHLYKSCLFDLKSILPNVLYKEIPLAGHAANLFRPNYFHDLYDRFLNGKLK, encoded by the coding sequence TTGCAAACAAATATACATTCTGAAAAGGAAACAATTATTTTTATTCATGGATTAGTTGGCAATCGTCGCGCCTTCAAAAAGGAGCAAAAACGATTTTCCGCCTCCTACAACATTATAACTTATGACTTATTAGGTCACGGTGATGATAAAGGTGAAGCAATCGACTTTTCATTACAGCGCCTCGTAGATCAATTATTAAACTTATACGAACAAGAAGGTATTAAAAAAGCTCATATTTGTGCGCTAAGTTACGGCTGTTACATCTCTACAATTTTTGCGCAAATGCATCCAGAAAAAGTATTAAGTATTTGTCATATTGGAGGACATTACAATAACCCTTCTCGTTTATATAATGTATTTCAAAATTTTTGGGAGAAGCGAGGAGATGAATACTCTAAATGGCTCTCTCAATACGCAAATACTATTTTTCCAAGTGGTATACTAAAAGCAAATCCGTTCGCAGTCATTTCAAGAAATATTTACTACCGTTTCGGATTACAATTACATTCATCCATAATTGCCCAGTCATTACGACATCGATTAGAATTCGATTTAAAATCCAAATTAAAATCACTTCCTCACCCTATACTATGGGTAATGGGAGAGCATGATCATCTCTATAAATCTTGTCTATTTGATTTGAAATCTATTTTGCCTAACGTTCTATATAAGGAAATACCTTTAGCGGGACATGCAGCGAACCTATTTCGTCCTAACTATTTCCATGACTTATATGATCGATTTTTAAATGGAAAGTTAAAATAA
- a CDS encoding ABC transporter ATP-binding protein, giving the protein MEVRNEMKKKGSWRQFLRLIQDTNPPKGILVFALLMSLLSTGASLFIPMLTKGLVDNFSLSSISAGQIVGLVAFFVMQTIAAGLSIYLLNYIGQKIVAGLRERLWKKVLILPVSYYDQNRTGDTISRMTNDTGVVKTLISEHLSNLLTGGISIVGSLIVLFVLDWKMTALLLTVIPLSVLILVPLGRKMYKISKALQDETASFTSVLTQVLSEIRLVKSSNTEKREYETGNTGIQKLLQFGLKEGKVQALISPVMSFVLMALLVIIVGYGGMRVSSGALTTGELVAFILYLVQIVMPMSQLSMFFTQFQKAIGATERISTILEYEVEDHETGVKVTNAKQPIVLENVHFEYNEEEQVLKNIDFTIESGKVTAIVGPSGSGKTTLFSLLERFYEPTSGAIKLGKESVTSYSLESWRRQIGYVSQDSPLIDGTIRDNICYGVEGEVTDEEIEKVAAMAYVDAFIYDLPNGYATEVGERGVKLSGGQRQRIAIARALLRNPQILMLDEATSSLDSKSESVVQKALNNLMKGRTTLVIAHRLSTVVDADKIVFIEKGNLTGSGTHDELLQTHDMYREFATQQLKIKEGAL; this is encoded by the coding sequence ATGGAAGTTAGAAATGAAATGAAGAAAAAAGGGAGTTGGAGGCAGTTTTTACGCCTTATTCAAGATACAAATCCTCCGAAAGGAATTTTAGTTTTTGCGTTATTAATGAGTTTGCTTTCTACGGGAGCGAGTTTATTTATTCCTATGCTTACAAAAGGATTAGTAGATAATTTTTCGCTTTCTTCAATTAGTGCAGGACAAATTGTTGGATTAGTTGCTTTCTTTGTAATGCAAACTATTGCGGCAGGGTTGTCTATATATTTACTAAATTATATTGGGCAGAAGATTGTAGCGGGACTAAGAGAACGTTTGTGGAAAAAGGTACTTATCTTGCCGGTATCTTATTACGATCAAAATAGAACAGGTGATACAATTAGCCGTATGACAAATGATACAGGTGTAGTGAAAACGTTAATTTCTGAGCATTTGTCAAACTTATTAACAGGTGGTATTTCAATTGTTGGATCGTTAATTGTATTATTTGTTTTAGATTGGAAAATGACTGCGTTACTTTTAACGGTTATTCCGTTGTCTGTGTTAATTTTAGTTCCACTTGGACGAAAAATGTATAAGATTTCAAAAGCGCTTCAAGATGAAACGGCATCTTTTACAAGTGTGTTAACGCAAGTGTTATCAGAAATTCGTTTAGTGAAATCTTCAAATACAGAAAAAAGAGAATATGAAACGGGTAACACAGGTATACAAAAGTTATTACAATTTGGTTTGAAAGAAGGAAAAGTGCAAGCATTAATTTCGCCAGTTATGTCGTTTGTTTTAATGGCACTACTTGTTATTATCGTAGGATATGGCGGGATGCGAGTTTCTAGCGGTGCATTAACAACTGGTGAACTTGTAGCGTTTATTTTGTATTTAGTTCAAATTGTAATGCCGATGAGTCAATTATCTATGTTCTTTACACAATTCCAAAAGGCAATTGGTGCGACGGAAAGAATTAGTACGATTTTAGAATATGAAGTAGAAGATCATGAAACTGGTGTGAAAGTGACAAATGCTAAGCAACCGATCGTTCTTGAAAATGTACATTTTGAGTATAACGAAGAAGAGCAAGTTTTAAAAAATATTGATTTCACAATTGAATCTGGAAAAGTGACAGCGATTGTAGGACCAAGTGGTAGTGGGAAAACAACGTTATTCTCATTATTGGAACGTTTTTATGAGCCAACCAGTGGTGCCATTAAATTAGGAAAAGAATCAGTTACGAGTTATTCATTAGAGTCATGGCGACGTCAAATCGGTTACGTATCACAAGATAGTCCGTTAATTGATGGAACGATTCGTGATAATATTTGTTATGGCGTTGAGGGCGAAGTAACGGATGAAGAAATTGAAAAAGTAGCAGCAATGGCATATGTTGATGCATTTATTTATGACTTACCAAACGGTTATGCAACAGAAGTTGGAGAACGTGGTGTGAAGCTTTCTGGGGGACAAAGACAGCGGATTGCCATTGCCCGAGCGTTACTTCGAAATCCGCAAATTCTTATGTTAGATGAGGCGACTTCAAGCTTAGATAGTAAATCTGAATCTGTCGTTCAAAAAGCGTTAAATAACTTAATGAAAGGCAGAACAACGTTAGTTATTGCGCATAGACTTTCTACTGTTGTAGATGCAGATAAAATTGTCTTTATTGAGAAAGGGAATCTTACAGGTAGTGGTACGCATGATGAATTATTACAGACGCATGATATGTATCGTGAGTTTGCAACGCAGCAATTGAAAATTAAAGAGGGTGCATTATAA
- the hitR gene encoding envelope stress response regulator transcription factor HitR gives MIPKILIVDDDPHIRELVSVFLEREGFQTYEAIDGVDALQKMDDVKVDMVILDIMMPNMDGFDVCFELRKYYDIPVLMLTAKGETSQKVKGFHLGTDDYLVKPFDPIELVVRVKALLKRYQITVSQSIQVGNVLLNRKTFEVTSGEQTVTLPLKEFELLFTLGSKSGRTCSREQLIEEIWGYDFEGNERTLDVHINRLREKFQEEQSKFSIKTIRGLGYRLEVSK, from the coding sequence TTGATACCTAAAATTTTAATAGTAGACGACGATCCACACATTAGAGAACTCGTTTCTGTATTTTTAGAACGAGAAGGTTTTCAAACATATGAGGCAATTGATGGAGTAGATGCACTTCAGAAAATGGATGACGTAAAAGTTGATATGGTTATTCTTGATATCATGATGCCAAATATGGATGGGTTTGATGTATGTTTTGAATTAAGAAAATACTATGATATCCCGGTTCTGATGCTAACGGCCAAAGGGGAAACATCACAAAAAGTAAAAGGATTTCACCTTGGGACAGATGATTATCTTGTAAAACCATTTGACCCTATAGAACTAGTAGTGAGGGTAAAGGCATTATTGAAACGTTACCAAATTACAGTTTCCCAATCGATTCAAGTTGGAAATGTATTATTAAATCGTAAAACATTCGAAGTTACATCTGGAGAACAAACGGTTACGTTACCGTTAAAAGAATTTGAGCTGCTCTTTACTTTAGGGTCTAAATCGGGAAGAACTTGTTCGAGAGAGCAATTAATTGAAGAAATATGGGGATATGATTTTGAAGGGAATGAACGTACACTAGACGTTCATATTAATCGGTTACGTGAGAAGTTTCAAGAAGAGCAGTCGAAATTTAGTATTAAAACAATAAGAGGATTAGGGTATCGCTTAGAGGTAAGTAAATGA
- the hitS gene encoding envelope stress sensor histidine kinase HitS → MRKRKRLSKLKMLKVFGAVLALFSFLTIIWSIAFYVATSILNVFDVNVSPFVTFLISDMVGFVFIIFIWTLIGILMRPKREAMIWTIIEPIQKIAKGDFSVKIRNEEKYDGEIGVLVKSINDMTDELNTMEKMRQEFVSNVSHEIQSPLTSIKGFARALQDDNLSEEKRKHYLTIIETETTRLSKLSQNLLKLTLLESDEYTPERVSYRLDQQLKQIVLNSEPLWAEKEIELELDLEKVHVIADQESMSQVWINLIHNSIKFTPSGGTITIQLKEHETVVEVLIRDSGIGISEEQKQHIFERFYKADSSRNRAYGGSGLGLAIVKKVLDLHQGEIKVESEEGKGTEFIVRIPNYEEK, encoded by the coding sequence ATGAGAAAAAGAAAACGATTGAGTAAGTTGAAGATGCTGAAAGTATTTGGAGCGGTATTAGCGCTCTTTTCTTTTCTTACTATCATTTGGTCTATCGCATTTTATGTAGCAACTAGTATATTGAATGTTTTTGACGTAAACGTATCGCCGTTTGTTACCTTTCTAATTAGTGATATGGTCGGTTTTGTATTTATTATTTTTATTTGGACATTGATTGGAATATTAATGAGACCAAAACGAGAGGCGATGATTTGGACTATTATTGAACCGATACAAAAAATTGCAAAAGGAGACTTCTCCGTAAAAATAAGAAATGAAGAAAAGTATGATGGTGAAATTGGCGTGCTCGTAAAAAGTATAAATGATATGACAGATGAACTGAATACGATGGAGAAAATGAGACAAGAGTTTGTATCGAATGTTTCTCATGAAATACAGTCACCATTAACTTCTATAAAAGGATTTGCTAGAGCACTACAAGACGATAATCTTTCTGAGGAAAAAAGAAAGCATTATCTTACCATTATTGAAACTGAAACAACGAGATTATCTAAACTAAGTCAAAACTTATTGAAGCTAACTCTTTTAGAATCAGATGAGTATACACCAGAAAGAGTGAGCTATCGATTAGATCAACAATTAAAGCAAATTGTGTTAAATAGTGAACCACTCTGGGCTGAAAAAGAAATTGAGTTAGAACTAGATTTAGAAAAAGTACATGTTATTGCTGACCAAGAAAGTATGAGTCAAGTGTGGATTAATTTAATTCATAATAGTATTAAATTTACTCCAAGCGGTGGTACAATTACTATTCAGTTAAAGGAACATGAGACAGTAGTGGAAGTGCTTATCCGTGATTCAGGAATTGGTATATCAGAAGAACAGAAACAACATATTTTTGAGCGTTTTTATAAAGCGGATTCTTCACGAAATCGTGCCTATGGAGGAAGTGGCTTAGGTTTAGCTATTGTAAAGAAAGTACTCGACCTTCATCAAGGAGAGATAAAAGTGGAGAGTGAGGAAGGAAAAGGTACTGAATTTATTGTACGTATTCCTAATTATGAAGAAAAATAG
- a CDS encoding 3-ketoacyl-ACP reductase, with translation MAELLQGKNALITGAGRGIGRAVAIALAKEGVNVGLLARSEENLKAVAKEVEAEGVKAVIATADVSSYEEVTTAIETLKNGLGSIDILINNAGISKFGKFLELDVADWEKIIQVNLMGVYYATRAALPSMIEQQSGDIINISSTAGQKGAPVTSAYSASKFGVLGLTESLAMEVRKHNIRVTALTPSTVATDMAVDLGLTDGNPDKVMQAEDIAEFIVAQLKLNKRTFIKSAGLWSTNP, from the coding sequence TTGGCAGAATTATTACAAGGCAAAAATGCTTTAATTACAGGAGCAGGTAGAGGGATTGGTCGCGCTGTAGCGATTGCATTAGCGAAAGAAGGCGTAAATGTAGGACTTTTAGCTCGCTCAGAAGAAAACTTAAAAGCTGTAGCGAAAGAAGTAGAAGCAGAAGGCGTAAAAGCTGTTATTGCAACTGCAGATGTTTCTTCATACGAAGAAGTAACAACTGCGATTGAAACGTTAAAAAATGGTTTAGGATCTATTGATATTTTAATTAATAACGCTGGTATTTCTAAATTCGGTAAGTTTTTAGAACTAGACGTTGCTGATTGGGAAAAAATCATTCAAGTAAACTTAATGGGTGTATACTATGCAACTCGTGCAGCTTTACCGAGCATGATTGAACAACAATCTGGTGATATCATTAACATTTCATCTACAGCAGGACAAAAAGGTGCACCTGTAACAAGTGCATATAGTGCTTCTAAATTTGGTGTCCTTGGCTTAACAGAATCGTTAGCGATGGAAGTTCGCAAACATAACATTCGTGTAACAGCTTTAACTCCAAGTACAGTAGCAACTGATATGGCTGTAGATTTAGGATTAACTGATGGAAACCCTGATAAAGTAATGCAAGCGGAAGATATTGCAGAATTTATCGTAGCGCAGCTGAAATTAAATAAACGTACATTTATTAAATCTGCTGGACTTTGGTCTACTAATCCATAG
- a CDS encoding aminoglycoside 6-adenylyltransferase produces the protein MRTEKEMLDVIINIAKEDERIRAVIMNGSRVNPNVKRDCFQDYDIMYVVNDIQSFTSNHNWIHRFREIMIVQMPEEMSLVPPDEDGKFPYLMQFMDGNRIDLTLVPVELIQKFVGQDSLSKLLLDKDNCLEEFPSASDKDYLVKKPTEKEFLDCCNEFWWCSTNIAKGLWREELSYAKGMLEGPVRDMFIVMLEWYIGMKTDFTVNTGKFGKHFEQYFEEDMWEQFKRTFSNAEYENIWDSFFVMGDLFREVANEIANTYEYQYPQDDDDKVTNYLKHVKALPKDSTSIY, from the coding sequence ATGAGAACTGAAAAAGAAATGCTAGACGTAATTATAAATATAGCAAAAGAGGATGAAAGAATTCGAGCAGTTATCATGAATGGATCGCGTGTAAATCCAAATGTGAAAAGAGATTGTTTTCAAGACTATGATATTATGTATGTTGTAAATGATATACAATCTTTTACGTCTAATCATAATTGGATTCATAGATTTCGAGAAATAATGATTGTACAAATGCCAGAAGAAATGTCGTTAGTTCCACCAGATGAAGACGGGAAGTTTCCATATTTAATGCAGTTCATGGATGGGAATCGGATTGATTTAACGCTAGTTCCAGTTGAGTTAATACAAAAGTTCGTTGGACAAGATAGTTTAAGTAAACTGCTTCTTGATAAAGATAATTGTCTGGAAGAATTCCCGTCAGCAAGCGATAAAGATTACTTAGTAAAAAAGCCTACAGAAAAAGAGTTTTTAGATTGCTGTAATGAATTTTGGTGGTGTAGTACGAATATCGCAAAAGGGTTATGGAGAGAGGAGCTTTCTTATGCAAAAGGAATGCTTGAAGGACCAGTGCGAGATATGTTCATCGTAATGCTAGAATGGTATATTGGTATGAAAACAGACTTTACAGTTAATACAGGGAAGTTTGGAAAGCATTTTGAGCAATATTTTGAAGAAGATATGTGGGAGCAATTTAAAAGAACATTTTCTAATGCAGAATATGAAAACATATGGGATTCATTCTTTGTCATGGGTGATTTATTTAGGGAAGTGGCGAACGAAATTGCTAACACGTATGAATATCAATATCCGCAAGATGATGATGATAAAGTGACGAACTATTTAAAACATGTGAAAGCTTTGCCAAAAGATAGTACATCGATTTATTAA
- a CDS encoding peptidoglycan-N-acetylglucosamine deacetylase: protein MYYFYSPEMFAPYHWGLERDVSYAYMPYNSFYYGDYISALPYAYIPQSYEVQMKADDRGSWTPFTWVEKYAYAFSGPYNKAEVALTFDDGPDLEFTPKILDKLKQHNVKATFFLLGENAEKFPNVVKRIANEGHVIGNHTYSHPNLAKVNEDEYRNQIIKTEEILNRLAGYAPKFIRPPYGEILENQLKWATEQNFMIVQWSVDTVDWKGVSADTITNNVLGNSFPGSVILQHSTPGGHLQGSVDALDKIIPQLKTKGARFVTLPSMFQTSKERK, encoded by the coding sequence ATGTATTATTTTTATTCGCCAGAAATGTTTGCCCCATATCATTGGGGACTAGAACGAGATGTTTCGTATGCTTATATGCCATATAACTCATTTTATTATGGAGACTATATAAGCGCATTGCCATACGCATATATCCCTCAAAGCTATGAAGTACAAATGAAAGCAGATGATCGTGGATCGTGGACACCATTTACATGGGTTGAAAAATATGCGTACGCATTTTCAGGACCGTATAATAAAGCGGAAGTAGCTCTTACATTTGATGATGGACCAGATTTAGAATTTACGCCAAAAATATTAGATAAGTTAAAACAACATAATGTAAAAGCTACTTTTTTCTTACTTGGTGAAAACGCAGAAAAATTTCCGAACGTAGTAAAGCGTATTGCGAATGAAGGGCATGTAATTGGTAATCATACGTATAGTCATCCGAACTTAGCGAAAGTAAATGAGGATGAGTACCGTAATCAAATTATAAAAACGGAAGAAATATTAAATCGTTTAGCTGGTTATGCACCGAAGTTTATACGTCCGCCATACGGTGAAATACTTGAAAATCAATTAAAATGGGCCACAGAGCAAAATTTTATGATTGTACAGTGGAGTGTTGATACGGTTGATTGGAAAGGTGTGAGTGCTGATACGATTACAAATAATGTGTTAGGGAATTCATTTCCTGGAAGTGTCATCCTCCAACATTCAACACCAGGTGGGCATTTACAAGGATCTGTAGATGCACTAGACAAAATCATTCCGCAGTTAAAAACGAAAGGGGCACGTTTTGTAACACTTCCAAGTATGTTCCAGACATCAAAAGAAAGAAAGTAA
- a CDS encoding SdpI family protein produces MIYALVNIGISILISIIFILAAIILQKNPPTDINAAYGYRTKRSMKNKELWGAGNRYSAEVMKQNGFIMMLIGSVISILFRYPHTIIAIMVVMLLLIIRLFIQVENKLKILEQ; encoded by the coding sequence TTGATTTATGCACTAGTAAACATAGGAATAAGCATATTGATTAGTATTATTTTTATACTTGCGGCAATTATTCTTCAAAAAAATCCACCGACCGATATTAATGCGGCATATGGTTATCGTACGAAACGATCTATGAAAAATAAGGAATTATGGGGTGCGGGTAACAGGTATAGTGCAGAAGTGATGAAGCAAAATGGATTCATCATGATGTTAATTGGAAGTGTTATTAGTATACTGTTTAGATATCCACATACAATAATAGCGATTATGGTGGTTATGCTGTTATTAATTATTCGTTTATTTATACAAGTAGAGAATAAATTAAAGATACTTGAACAATAA
- a CDS encoding NUDIX hydrolase, which produces MTEWLTIFDSERNTLGKKLRDEVHRDGDWHETFHCWFVEKDAKDIFLYFQLRSKNKKEAPNIWDITSAGHIMHDEDVQSGGLREIEEELGLSFQTTDLAYKGIFKIDYEISNLTDREFCHMYFHNVINPLPFAPGEEVDDVMKVHATSFLQLLNGEISSFTAISVLNNKPITITFEDIYPYDLAYYEFVIEKGKELLKNNSL; this is translated from the coding sequence ATGACAGAGTGGTTAACAATATTTGATTCTGAAAGAAATACACTTGGGAAGAAATTACGCGATGAAGTGCATCGTGACGGTGATTGGCACGAAACATTTCATTGTTGGTTTGTAGAAAAAGATGCTAAAGATATATTCTTATATTTCCAATTACGCTCTAAAAATAAAAAAGAAGCTCCAAACATTTGGGATATTACTTCAGCCGGACATATTATGCATGATGAAGATGTACAAAGTGGTGGTCTTCGTGAAATTGAAGAGGAATTAGGGCTTTCTTTCCAAACGACTGATTTAGCATACAAGGGCATTTTTAAAATAGATTATGAAATTTCAAATCTTACGGATCGCGAGTTTTGTCATATGTATTTCCACAATGTCATCAATCCACTTCCATTCGCACCAGGTGAAGAAGTAGACGATGTGATGAAAGTACATGCAACTTCTTTTCTACAACTATTAAATGGAGAAATTTCATCTTTTACAGCTATTTCTGTTTTAAACAATAAACCAATTACAATAACATTTGAAGATATTTACCCGTATGATCTTGCATACTATGAATTTGTTATAGAGAAAGGAAAAGAATTATTAAAAAATAATAGTTTATAA
- a CDS encoding pyridoxamine 5'-phosphate oxidase family protein yields the protein MEIERMEIKSIISTEEELRKILGKPSERALKKVISSLDHHCVDFLSKSPFLVLSTANKLGECDASPRGDAPGFVYVLNNNKIIIPERPGNRRIDSILNIISNPRVGLIFFIPGLGETLRINGRAYITNDEEILKEMQANGRNPLLGIVVEIEECYIHCAKAFIRSKMWDPESWLHKKELPSAAKMLLEHAKVNASEEDVARSLEESYTKRLY from the coding sequence GTGGAGATAGAGCGTATGGAAATAAAATCGATTATTTCAACAGAGGAAGAGTTACGGAAAATATTGGGGAAACCAAGTGAGCGAGCATTGAAAAAAGTTATTTCATCATTAGACCACCATTGTGTAGATTTCCTTTCTAAATCTCCTTTTCTAGTATTATCTACTGCAAATAAGTTGGGGGAGTGTGACGCCTCGCCGAGAGGAGACGCACCTGGATTTGTATACGTACTCAATAATAATAAAATTATCATTCCAGAAAGACCAGGAAATCGTCGTATAGACTCCATTTTGAATATTATTTCAAATCCACGTGTAGGACTAATCTTTTTTATTCCAGGTCTTGGGGAGACACTCAGAATAAATGGCCGAGCGTATATTACAAACGACGAAGAAATTTTGAAAGAAATGCAGGCGAATGGACGTAATCCGTTGCTTGGAATTGTTGTTGAAATAGAAGAGTGTTACATTCATTGTGCAAAAGCGTTTATTCGTTCTAAGATGTGGGATCCAGAATCTTGGTTACATAAAAAAGAGTTACCTTCAGCAGCAAAAATGTTGTTAGAGCATGCGAAAGTGAATGCTTCAGAAGAAGATGTTGCACGTTCTTTAGAAGAAAGTTATACAAAAAGATTGTATTAA